The Leishmania mexicana MHOM/GT/2001/U1103 complete genome, chromosome 32 genomic interval CAAAGGGCCAGAAGACTGTCGCGTACTTTGTGGTACCCCTGGAAATGAAAGCGACGGGCAAGGCCTCGGTGGAGGTGGCCCCGCTCCCACCGGCGGCGACTGCTGTTCGTGGCAGCTCAGGTACTGCGAaaagcagcgctgcggcgccgaggGCGAACACTGCAGGTACAACGAACGGGGAGACGGTGATGATATCGGAGGTGGCCTCAGAGGCGTCGCGGACGAAGGGGAAGCGAAAGTGCAAGAAGTCTGCCGCCCCcgaggccgccgcagtgAGCGGTGACGCATCGGCGTCCGAAACATCCCCGGCGGCCACTTCTTCAAGTCCCAATGGCACAGGCAATGAGCAGGGTGGCGTCAGTGACCACGGCAACGCAGGCAGTCCCTTGCAGTGCGCCGTTAGAAGGTTGCTTGTGCATGCTGGCATCGCTGGAAAGGACCAGTTCCACGGTACCTTTGCAAAAGACTCTGCAAAGGATGTtgccaacaccgccgccgcggctgccgctgctcctccgaAACGCGGACGCGAATGGTATTCTACTGATGTGCTGATGAGCGCGGgaggtgtggtggtgggtgttGTCTTGGGTATGGTGTTGATGCGTCGTCTCTCACTCCTATAGCTGCCGCGTCAGAGGGAGATGGCAAAGTCTGCTGGGGACAAGGATTGCATGCAGTGAGAGACTGTGGGCCACTGCGAGCCTGCGCGAGGGGTGTACGCGTGCGTACAGGCTGCCTCAAGTGCGCGTTCGCCTTTTGATGACCGCGCCCCACGTCCTCGTGTGGAAGATGCTGGTACCTAACGATAGTTTAGGGCTTCAATAGGATGAATGAAGCAGCAGAAGCTATTGctgcagggggagggaggacacATCTTTGGCAGAgcactgcagcagaggcgggtTCCACAACGCGGACGATAAggtcccccccccacagtgcagcggcgatgcgTTTGCCGCTTCTTagcacccccctccctcctcttccccccgcTTTCTCGCTCCTCAGACACAAGGGTGTCAAGTAAGTGTGCGCCTGGTCGTACGAGCGGACGCCACTGCCGCACTTCCCCTTCACCGTTGTCAACTCTTTGCGCAcatggccgcggcggcgtctccgTTGCGTTTCTATACCTcacccttcctctcctcgcctCGCCTTTCCTTTCTCTTTGTCTCCTTGCCCACCGCTTCTCTTGAAATCGGCAAAGGAGCCTTGATCGCTATCCGCCGCCGAGCCCACAGGTGGATCTGAGAAGCACTTAACGAGCGAAATGTCCAGTCAAGAGTCCCTCAAGGCTGCGATGCGGGAGTCACTGGAGGCGAACGGGACGATTAGCCACATCAAGGCCGAGCTCCGCGCCGCCATCTTCGAGCGACTCTCTGACGTCACTACCAAAGGCGATGATAGGGCTGTGGAGAACCCGCCTGTGCCTCCAGAGAACATGGTAATCAATGAGCTCATCAAGGAGTACCTCACCTTCAATGGCTTAGAGCACACGCTAGCTGTCTTTCAGCTCGAGGCTCGATCGCCGGACAGCCAAGTGCCGCGTCGCGTACTCGCGTCAGAGCTGAACATGGCTGGCGCCCCGTCGTCCGTCCCGCTGCTCTACGCCATGCTTCATGAGGCACGCCTCTCGAAAGATCTGGGACAGTAGACGGCGTGGgtgtgccccctcctctcctcccgtCAATGCAGGTTGTGCGCTCGGTCTCTCTTTGACCTTCTCCGCTTGCACGCGCGCCCTATCTTCGTTCaaatgggggggggggagagatgaGGATGCGGTGACTTCTGCTCTCCCATGTTGTTGTTTCTTTATCTTCGCGGGATCGGGTGTGCCACTCACTGCGGCCCCGCTGTCGCTGACCAGCGGCGCTACGCAGACCCGTActtgtgcctgcgtgtgtgcctgtggaGAAACAAACAACcaaaaagagagaagtgCTCATGGGATccgtgctttttttttccgcacccctccccccatccccccggcgtgcgtgtcttctcTGGCCTTttgcgccgctcctccacGCTGGGCTGCCTCTCTGCACGACGACATTTCACCACCTCTGCAGTAGCGGTGGACGGGGCGAGCAGAGAGGGCACTGAGAATGGAAGAAAGGCAGGGCCTTGGCTTGGGAGCGAGGGATCAGAAGCGCTGCATGCACACCGCCCCTACCGCACTTTGGCGTATACACAGACGCCAAGGCACTTGCTCGTACGCTTGCACCGGGCTCCTTCGCTCGCTTCCTCTTccttgcccccctccctctctccacgtCCATCGTCGCTCACCATCTTGCATTtctttgctgctgcgcaccttTTGCGTTGTTTGTGTGCCATCCACCGCGGGCGTTGGCATCCTCCCTTCCGCCCTGTCCTTTTCCATTTTGTTTGTTTCCGGCTCTCCGTCTCGTCAgccctcctcgctctccatcccccctccccctccccacccgcCTCACACGTGGGTCGACCCTCCCTTCCGCGCTCCCGCGCACTTTTTACTTTTAGCCCtcagcagtcgcagcagcatcgacaATGGGCAAGGAAGACAAAATGTACGATATTCTCTTCAACATGAAGTTCGCATCGAAGCAGATGACGAagagcgccaccgcgtccgaaaaggcggcggagcgggagAAGCTGAATATCAAGAAAGCGTTAGAGAAGGGCAACCCTGAGGCGGCCCGCATCTACGCCGAGAACGCGATTCGCAAGCGCAACGAGGGCCTGAATTATCTCCGTCTCGCCTCccgcctcgacgccgccgcgtcgcgtaTACAAACTGCCATGCAGATGAAGATGGTTACTAAGACTATGTCCACCACGGTGAAAGGTATGGACAAGATTCTCACCTCCATGAACCCCATGAAGATCGCAGAGGTGATGGACGCCTTTGAGCAGCAGGTCGGCGAGATGGACGTGAATTTGGGCACAATGGATGCTGCCTTCGAGAGCTCTTCGGCTGGCACGGTCCCGGTAGCTCAGGTAGACTCGTTGATGGAACAGCTGGCTGCAGAGAATAACATCGATCTTAGTACGAAGCTTGGCAATGCTCCGTTGGGTAACAGCATCGCGATGCCTGCGCGGAAGCAGGATGTGAGCGAAGACGACATTGCTGAGCGCCtcaaggcgctgcaggcgctgtaAGGGTAGACAGGGGTGATTAGTCGAAGGGGTACACATGCCTCGTGTCACAGTGGAtaaagtttttttttttcgaatAGACAAGCGTGACAGCGATGTATTACGTGATCTGActtgtctctcttcccccttttcctcaTCGTGGCATCCGTGGGGCTCACTCTCTCGCATCGAATGGCGCGCAGCTCTCGTGCTGTGTGCGATTCTCTGCACCCTCACAGAAGTGACGGCTGCCGGCGTTgtcgtctctccctccctctttctcggACTTAATCTCAGCTGGCCCGTCTCTTTGTGCCCTTCACCACGTTTGCCCCCCCGACAGATAGTCGCACGATTCCTATaccgcttgtgtgtgtgtgctcgtccGTGTGCAGTGCCTTTATAAGGCTGCCGCGTAGCGACCGAGGATCCGTGCGGAAGGCGAGAGGGTCAGACAGACGgacagacaggcagacacacacacacccacacccacgcacacgcacgcgcacacccagACACTGGAAAAGGTAGAGCAATTCTCACTAGTTCACCAGAAAGCGTGCATGTCGGAGGTGCTCACGTATCGATCTACTTACATGAGTTGAggcgagaagaggaggaaggtgAGGGGATGAAGCGGAGGGATAGTAAGGGAGAGATGCTCCACAGATGCCCTTTTAGACAGTAGCGCAggcgctctccctcctcaaGCACCCACCTCCGTGTCCGCCTCACAACACTGTTGGCTGCTCAGCCgcgcttttcctttctcttctGCTTGCCGCTCCTCTGCTTTGCCTTGCTTCCCTTCGCGGACAGTCATCATATCGGCTGCTAAAAGTGCCCTTCTGTTCTTTGATGCCCATTAAGTgtgttgcgtgtgtgtgtctcttcTCTCTATAGGTGTGCGCCTGTGGGTGTTTGCATGTATGGcagtgcgcctgtgtgtgtgtattttttttgtttcgcttgctgttgttgtgtgtCGGTCGATCGCTTGCTGCGTCATTggtcccctttctctctcgctctctctctgtctgcccTTCCctaacccccctcccttggTCTCGCTGTGCTTCCCATTCCATGCCGGCCTACCTGCCAAGTCTCTCTGTTGGGGTGCGTCttgcatgtgtatgtgtgtatgtatgtgtgtatgtgcttCTGTGCGATGCGCGCGGTATGTCAGTGTCTGCTCTTTGGTACCTCAAATGGCCGCTCTTTTTCTTGCTCGCTTCGATTTTGAAAGTTGTGTTCAAAACGTTGATGCGCATCACTACGCATCCCGTGCTCATCCGTCCATACAGTGTCACAAACGTGGCTGCGCCGTCGAACCCAGTGCATCCGCATCACATCAGACCTTGTGCCTCGCCGTGCGTgattatatatatatgtgtgtgtgcgtgatggGCATGCCTCCTCTCTTCGCACTCCTTGGCCGTTTCGGCGCGTTGCtatcctttttttctttatGTTTCGCTCTTGCCGTTCTACTGAGCTTGGTGCGGTCTAACATCAACGACTGCCGcggagcaacagcagccagACCTTGGTCCTCGACTTCATCACCCACAAAACGGAGCAGAAGAGCCTGGCGGCCCAGGACCAACGCGAGTCAAGAGAGCGAAGGGCTATGCAAGCACAAAGCGGCGCTGTTACGTCTCTGACATCGTAGGACTCCAGCGCCTCAGTGCCTTCAACGCGAAGGATATGGGCGTCGAGGACAGCGAAGAGCACTGTGCACCGGTGCTGAGAACAcgtggaggtggggagaAGAAGTGCACTCGCAGGCTGTGTGCTATATTGTCGTAAAGGGGTGCTGCGGGAGCGATTTACTTCTctctccgcgtgtgtgtgtgcgtgccccgcttttctctctcgccatcCATTCCAGACTTCATCCATCACCCTCTCGCGGGGCGAGGGAGGTCTGCCCAGGTGCATGCTTGGCCCATCGACTTCCATGCAATTTTTCCCGCGCCcctcttcgtcctcctccggGTACGATTGCCATTCTTCTATTTCATTTTTGTCTTTTCCTCCATCGTGCTCACCGTGTCAACGTTGCcgatgcacacgcacgctggATGCACCTCCTTTCCCATCTCTGCCACGCACTCGTGCACGAGCAAGGTGTCAGCTATACACGAAGCAGGCACAAGGAGAAGATCACACGTGCGgcacgctttttttttcgttatTGTTGTTTCCTGTTCTAGTATAAGAGCGAAGCGCAGCCGAGCCTCGCACAAGTGCGCGCTGAACGGCATCGCCAtccggcgcagctcctcatcCTCTCGAACCTgacaaagaaaaacaaacagGAAAACAAATATTTTTCGTTTGTCTGTAATCATAGCGACCGAGAGCGAGGCAGGCAAGCAGGCACACATCCCCGTCTTCCCTCTTGTCTTCCATTTTTTTCGGTACACGTGgtctgcctctgctgcctttcCTTTTGGCGACTCAGTCCTGCATCTCGAGGCCTGCTCCTCATTGCTTGAAACTTAGGCCCGATGAAGCGCGGAGCGAAGCGGTCGTCGCGAGATGGGGAGGACATCCCCGGGACACGCGCCCGCACCAAAGATGCTGAGGAAATGCgaaaggaagaagagcgccggcagcgtgggctGACGGAGGCAAAGCCGCGAGCGGAGCTCGAAGACGAAGACAGCTGGGAAGATGACAACAGTGACGTTGAATACATCGAGGACGGCTACGATGATGAAGAGGAAATCGTTGAGGcgggcgacgaggacgatgaTGAGTACGCCGAGTTCCAGAAGGAATCCTCGGCTCACATTGCGAAAGGCATCAAGTCTATCTCCTTCAAGGAGGCCGGCGAGACGGGTGCCgaggacgatgacgaggccggcggtgctgcggcggtgtcAGTGTGGCGTGGCGACATCGAAGGTGCCGCCATTGGCGAGGCGGAAGGCGGTGAGCCAATAAAGCTAGAGTTCTCCAACAAGGCCTACGACGCCTTCTTCCAGCTGCGCACCGAGTATCCATGCCTGTCTTTTGATGTCGTGAAGGACAACAAGGACAACCACACCAGGTACCCACTCTCCACGGTGTTGGTGTGCGGCACGCAAGCGGATGAGCAGGCCCGAAACGAGTTGCTGGTGCTCTATGTAACGAACATGTGCCGCACCAAGTACGACGTAGCCAGCGACAACGACAGCGAGGAAGACTACATCGGCGAAGAGGACGAtagcgaggaggacgaggacgacgaggccgACGAGGATGTGAACGATGGCGAGCCGGTGGTGCACCACCGCGTCATCAAACACTACGGCACGGCCAaccgcgtgcgctgctgcccgcaGAACAACCCTGCGAGTGGCAGTCAGCTCGTGGCCGTGTGGTCCGAAGCCGGCCACGTGCAGGTCTTCGACATCGAGTCGGAGGTGCGGGCCCTGACAGACTTCTCGAACTGGTCgaaggagcaggcgcaggtgTGGAAGCAGCAATCGGCTGGAGGGCAGAGTAAGAAGGCTCATCCGCTGAAGTTCTGCACGCCGTCGACGTCGCACAAGACAGAGGGCTACGGACTCGACTGGAGCCCGGTGCAGGCGAGCGTCTTCGCGTCGGGTGACTGCGCCGGTTCTCTTTTCGTGTGGCAGCCCACGGACGACGGCCGGTGGAAGAGCGCAGCAAGCAGCACTGTACCTGGCGCTATGTCGATTGAGGAGATTCAGTGGAGTCCGACGCAGGCGGATGTGCTCATCACCgcccgcgccggcggcctAGTGGAGGTGTGGGACACGCGTGACATGCGGGCCTGCAAAATTGCGTTTCAGGCGGACCCCTCCGATATCAACGTGGCTGACTGGAACCGTGCCCGGCAAGCGTCGCACCTGCTTGTGACAGGTGCCGagagcggcgctgtcgcagtGTGGGATCTGCGGCGCATTGCCACTCCGGAGCCGATCCAGCGCATCGCACTTCACAAGAAGGCCATCACGTCCGTCGAGTTTGCGCCGCACAACGAGAGTGTCCTGTCCGTTGTCAGTGATGATGGTCGCTGCACCTTGTGGGACCTGTCGCTCGAGCGCGACTTTAacgaggagcaggaggcggtgggcgaGTTGTTTAGCGGGAAGTTGAAGGAGTACCCTGATCAATTGATGTTTCATCATCAGGGGCTGGTGCACCcgaaggaggcgcactggCACATGCAGATCCCCGGCATGGTCGTGACGACGGATTACGAGGGTCTCAATCTCTTCCGTCCCATGAACTGGAAGTCCTTGATGCGTtgaggaaaggggaaggtGAACGCGAAGAGCGTGCGAGAGAAAAAGTGTGCTCTCGGGTAATTTTCAAGCCCCACGAGATGGAATGGGTGGGCGTTGGTGAGGAGAGGGTGTTGCTTTCCGCGTGCTCGGCTGCCAACGAACCGCCATCGGGGGTGCGGCTTCTCTTTCGgccgtcttcctcgtcgccTCCTTTTCTGCCCCGCCCTCTTTCCCTCCCGGGCCCCCTTGTCTTGTCTACCGTCTCTTTAACGGAGAAGCATGGGACATGTGACGGtgtgctctcctcccctctctcccccctcgtGCGCGTTGGTGCGTGTCGGTGCGGTTTGTTGTGTCGTGGCCACACGTGCCATGGCGTGTGGGTGGAAGATATGCCAGCCAtcaagaagaaaaggaaaaaaaggcactaggcggcggcaacgaaGTGACAGGGCCAACAACAACGACCCCTGCTAGCGCAACCAGCGCCGGGGCCCAGGTTTAACTGACAGACTCTCGAATAATGCGTGACCAAGTCCGCGCGCTCTAACAAGCTGAAGCGAGAAGAGAAGTCaaacgaaaacgaaaaaaaaagaacgttGGATGTTGTTTATTTGGGGTGCTGGACGGCGactcgacacacacacgcacacacatgcacatgcacaaaTCCATGGCCTCAGCTGCTTGTCCCTGCGTCTGTCGCCATTCAGCGGCGCCTAGCAAGCTTGCCGTGGGTGCTGTTCTACTGCAGGACTGGGTTCGCGTGCATGTGAGTGTTGGCGCATTCTATGGCACGATGTTCcgtccaccccctccccctcttcgcaCAGGGActcctgtttttttttttccagcCAAAGCTGTGCGCGCATATGCGGCACGACTCGTTCTTCTTTGTTTACATGTCGATGCTTACCCTTTCTCTCCTGcactcctccctctcctcacgcacacgcacacgcacacgcactctctctct includes:
- a CDS encoding putative vesicular protein trafficking mediator, producing MGKEDKMYDILFNMKFASKQMTKSATASEKAAEREKLNIKKALEKGNPEAARIYAENAIRKRNEGLNYLRLASRLDAAASRIQTAMQMKMVTKTMSTTVKGMDKILTSMNPMKIAEVMDAFEQQVGEMDVNLGTMDAAFESSSAGTVPVAQVDSLMEQLAAENNIDLSTKLGNAPLGNSIAMPARKQDVSEDDIAERLKALQAL